The window gtcccgaagcattGGGAGagcctgtgctgttttcccaggcagggagctgaatggcaagtggagcatctgggatttgaaccagtgcccttatgggatgctgacgcttgTAGATGGTATATTAACTTGttgaaccaccatgccagcctcccgCACACCACACACACTTTAATAAGGATTAATCTATAGTCCAATTCCAGATTGTTTTGCTTATCTAATCAGTGCAAGGCCTACTTGTTATTTGTATCTTGTATTTCAAGACAAAGTTACACAGCTGCAAAGTTTGTTTATGTTGAAATTTTTCCTTAACTTAATAGTTTATTCCTAGAACAGGTTTCTCATATGAAATCTAGCGGCCCCTTACTGTCTGTCTACTTATTTATAACTTGTCTTCTTCCACAATGTTTAAAGGGGGTGTATAGGTTAATGCATTGAGAAATGGGTGCTTAACCACCTTTTCCTATCTTGTCCACAGAGTGGCACTGTGGGATTACTTAAAAATCAAAAGCCACCTACCATTTAGTTTTCTCCTCGTGGTTCCAGGTATTGGTTTCAATGTACTTCTGGCTCTGGAAGGCTAGTTTCTGTACACTGGAGCAGGTAAGGGCTTACGCCCAGTGGGAAATGAATGGGCCTCAGCACTGGCTGGGTTTCCAAGAGTCTGCTTGTCCGTGTCCATCTCACCCCCAGTGAGCGCAGGTGCTGGGTGGGATTTCCCAGCCGGCTCATGAAAATGAAGCCTTTAGCTTTGCTTTTTCATTCGATCAGTCgtagtttgttttcatttactaGCACGTCTGCCTCAGATAAAGACATGCTTTATGAGCCGAACACTATCTGTTCATGTAACGTAAGTGGTACTGACTGCTGGTCGCCAGTCACATCCACACTGCTGCAACCCGCCATCCCTGCGGTGTGCCTGGCGAGTACACACACAGCTGCTCCTCCCCTCTGAAGGCACGCTCCTTCTCCTTGCACACTGGGAGCTGGCCATTTACACTGTGCCCTGTCCTCCTGTAGGAGGAAATGCAGAGCAGTTCAGTGCTCCTTTTTAGTTTCAACCTCTAAGCAGTGATTCTTTTGATAAAATGCATTCTCTCCTTGTCCCTTGTGTTAACTGTTTGCTTTCTTTGTCATACCAAGGTGAATTCTTTTCTGATCTCTGCTTTCACCTGAGGCTTTGGTGACCATTTGTAAAGGTGATGAAACACAAAAACAAGTGAGATGCGGAACTGCCAAGTGACCTTGCTCCCTGCAAGCGCCTGTGGCGCTTCCCCGAGTGCACCAGTAACCTGCGGCCTTTAATCCCGGCAGGAGGAAGGCGCCACCGCCTCCGAGGAAATGGGTTCTGAGGAGCACAAGGAAGAGCCAGGCAAGATGGTGGCGGATGTCCTGAGCCACTGCCAGGTAGGAAAGCTTGTGCGCGCCAGGGGACACTGCCCAATTCCAAGTGCAAATTCTCTGTCATGTAAAGGGCAAGTCAGCAAGTCACTGACCTTACGCCACATCAGGCTATTCTGGTCTCGTTCCCTGGTGTTGTGTATAGCCAACTCTAGTTCGAATAATATCTCTAGGTTGAAATGCTGAAATAGCAATATatagatttcattcttttaaaaaattgaaaaagcctGTTCCTGATCCCTTTCAAGTTATTTCTCTCATTTAGATTGGCCAATATAGAATTAGGTTTCCCTCTGGAGTCTTTAAAGGTAATTGGCTGATGGGAATGCACCGAAGCGCCTAATGCACATGAAGGCAGTTCTGCTGAAACAAAGCGGCCCATGCCTTTTCAAGAGTGTCTTACGTGACTTTGTTATATAAGCTAGCTTGTTAGACGCGATTGATAGAAGTTTGTATTATCAAGGGTTTAGTGAGATGCACACCCAAGAAGTAATGAGAATTCATTTTgcggaaaaaaaagttttctgactTGTGAAGTTCCCTGAATGAAGCGAGCAACACTTTGAGATGGAAACCTGCTCGCAGGCATGTTCCCACATGGTGGCGCTGCAGAGGCCTGGCGGCTGTGCCTCTTAGCCAAGCAGGAccagggctgcagctgctccTCTTGAGGTTCCCACCTGTCGGAAAGGCCTGCGCTGGCAGCCCACCCCACTGAGCCAGGCCCGCTCTTCCCGGGGTCCTAAGTCTCATGTTCTTCCCTGCGTCGTGGCACTGATCTTACAGCACTAATCACAGCACGGAGCACTTTGGGGTCATGGTGCTTTTGTTCCCAGAAGAACCCCAAAAACACTTTCCATCCCAGTTTTGCGCACAAGCAATTTGAAGCACAGAGAAGTTAAGCTACTTGCCCAATATTCCTACAGCTAATAAGCAGCAGAACTCTAGCCTGGGAAGCCAGCGATGTCCCCAGAGCCCGCGCCATTTCCCTGAGCCTCCGGCCAGCGGCTCCCACACTTGCATGTGGGTCACACCCACTGGGAGGCCTTGTTacacccccatccctgccctccccccgtgccagggctgggcctgaggaCCACAGGGCACAGTCGGGGCTGCGGCTTGTTGTCACTTGGCCTTGGCTCTCTTCAACTAAGGGGACAGATCCCCTGGGAGAGCACCTAGTCAAGTAATTCCCACAGGGCAGGCCCTCGAGAAGTGtttatttgaatgaataaatgaggaaATGTTTTGGACCTTTCATTTAAGTGTGTGTTTtgtctgaaattcatgcatttcaAGCAGTCGTCCAAGTGTTCTGTGTCGCCCCCTGGTTGAAGCTGGTGGTCCAGCACTCAGAGGGTTTGTATAATTGGCATGACACACAGATGCCTTGGAGCCCGCTACCACCTCGTCCCCGGGTGCCACCTGGCACAGGGCTCTCGCTggcagccccaggccctgtgCACAGGGTGACTCTGGCCATGCAGCAGATTTGCACAGTTCTTCCCCCAAATCGCCCCTTCCAAATGAGGACTCACTGCACCAGCACGTAGGCTCCTTTCTGAATCTGCACAGGCTCAGAGGGGAGCCAGGCTCGTGCCTGAGCTAGAATAGTGTGTCCCCTAGCCAGGCACCACGCAGCAAAGCAGACGCTGCTGTGGGCTCCGGCTATGTGTAGTGGGTGAAGCCAGCTTGAATGGCATTTTCACACATgccattttccttttaaaataggaGCTGCTAATCATTGTTTCTATTATCATAGGTCATATATGACGCCATTCAAAACCTGGATAAGAAGTTTGATGCCATTCACATGAAGCTCTCCAAAAGACAACACAACCGTCTCTCTAAGGTACTCTGGTCCGGCCATGTAAGTATGGGAAAACTCTGCTCGCAGCTCTGATAAAGCCCTGGTGTCGGGGAGGCCACTCAGAGAGCTAAGAGTGCCCGGAGCGCTGGCCTACACAGCCAGCCTGTGTGCACTGCGCCATCAGGTGGGGAGGGCGAGGACCAGGGCTGCCCAGTTACAATGTAGGCTTGCAGTAGAATAAATACCAGAAGCAAAATAGAGCATTCCTGAAAGAATGCGATGCATGTTGCAAGTCAAAGTGATATTACCATATCTGCCTTCTATGCTTACTGCTGATTTATGTTGACTTTGTATTGTTCCAGAAATGCCACGGATATGCATACAGATGTTGTGCTTTCCCATTTTTTAAGAGAAGGACCCAGAAGccgaagaagaaggaggaggagaaggtgggGCCTGACGGTTCTTTCTCTTACCCTATTAGTTACAATTCCCCTTTCCCGGTGCAAGGCGGGAAAATGACAAGATCCTCGTGTCGCCTTCCTTTCTGCATCAGGAAGCAGGGCAAGCCTCATTTGccaagcagcaggagccccaAGCGCTTGGAGTGAGCCCCCTTCCGGACCTCTTCACAAAAGCCTGTCCGCAGTATTTCATGGAGGACGCACTGAGTGCCTTTTCTTCTGCCTCTGCGCTGGCCCCGCCCTGCTTTGCCAGTCCCACGGAGCGCAGCATCGCCAGCATCTTCTCCACTGGGACTGCCGAGCTGCCTCCAAACATCATGGCCGCCGGCGTGCCAGCCTCTAACGCGGAAGTGCTGAACTACAACACTCCAGTGGACTCTGGCCGTTCAGGCAGCTGCTTCCCGTCTGGTTTTGGTGAGTTTCAAGCGACACACATGATAAGCAGCACAGTTTGAAAGTGTGTCCATCGGCTGCCTCGAGGTGTGCTAGTGGGGCCCTGGCTTCCTCTCGGgaggctcctgctgcctgctggccttTCCTGAAGGCATGGCAGGTCATGGAGCGACGCTGCCCACAGCTGGGCTCTCACGGTGGCCTGGGGCTGAAGTCGTTCGTGTGCTCTTTTTCTTTACCCCTTAAATAATTCAAATTCTCCTGAGGTGGCCATACAGggtaacacacacatacacatttgggTTGATGGTTCTTGGATGGAAAAATGAATTTTCCCAGAAGATTATAAAACCACCTTCAGTGAACACATCCATATTGACTTCAGGGAGGTGACTAAATGAATGCTTATTGGGACACAAGAACATTTCTGCACAACCTAATTAACAGCGAAGCCACAACCTGTTATGAATGCTGCATTATTTCATATCTCAGTGACTTGTTTTTGAAACATATAAACCttcaataaaaacatatttatctgTGCAGATAGACTTGAAAGATGAATGAAATACTCATAAAAAGTCACCTTTGATTTAACTCAGTAAAATTCCATCTTGTTTTCTTGAAAATGGAAGCtagtgggggctggcattgtggcgtagtggcttaagccactgcttgcaaacaGTGGTATCCTATATTACAGTAccgggtcaagtcccagctgctttactttccgtcctgctaatgtgcctgaaaaagacaaaagaaaagaaaaatattcaaattagTGTCTAAGCCATTGGAAATGGGAGTCTAAtggagtaaaaataatttttaaatttccgcATTAAATCCTGAGGGGAGACTTTGCAAAAGAACTAGTTTGGTTTTCAAAGCTATTGGGGTCATAGAAATTAATTGATTAAAGAGAAATTTAAGCAATTAGAAAACTGTAATCCTAAAGAATTTCCATTGTATTAACTAGTTGAACTGTAGctagacagagatggagagagagattgaagaaACTCATCGAGTACTTAGAATGATAGTTTTGGTTATGTGCTGGATTCGTGGCTAAAGGGACGTGGGCTTCTTGCCCTGACACGCATGGCTCTGAGGAGTGTGGGTGGAGGGGCTCCTCTGTCAGCCTGTGACTGGACTTTAGACTTGGCGTCTTGGGTACTTCGGGAAAGTTCCTGAGTGCAGACCATTGCTGCCCAGCTCACATCACTCTCCGGGTGACGATCAGCTAAGTGTGACGTGTCTTTCCCTCCCATTGAAGCTACAAGCTCACCAATTGAAAATGAGCCCAGTGTCATGAAGTCGGCCTTTGCGGATGAGCCTTCCGGCTGGAGTGTGGAAGAAGTGCTCCTGTTCCTGAAGCAGAAGGATCCTCACATGATGCCCTCTATTGCTGACCTCTTCAGGAAACACGTAATGCATCTTTTGACTCAGCTTTCCTGTCAGAATGTCTTCGAGTGTTCAAGTGATTTTTCTAAAGATCCTTCAATTGCGTAGTGAACAAATCCTATCGAGGGATCTTTCCATAAAAGACAAAGGTTGTTTGGCCCATTGGCGGGCCTTTAGATGATGAGTTCCTGGCCCGTTCTGTGACCGGGCATTCAAGTGGTCCCTGCACTAACCAGCCTCAGGCTCTCAAGAGCCGAGCAATGAGCCTTGTTACTCCCAGTTGGGCCACCCTTGTGTGGTGGCAGGTGCAGCCACCCTCCCGGCTCTCTGCCCAGCCTCAGACCAGGCGCAGGAGGGGGGATGCCCACGAGCTCCCAGGGGGTGACCTTTAAaaacagcatttatttatttctatttgcaaggtagatttacagagagagcatGTTCTACTGAGTAAGATTTGGGGCCACATATCTAACGTGCCACTTTCAGGATGGTAGTGCAGTTTGTGTCTGATTAGCTTCGGACAACAGCCTGGCATTCATCATGAAGGCAGCCTCATGCAGCACGCAGACAGCTGGCAGTGATGTCTTGGTCAGTGTCCTGTTACTAACCCTTCTCAGAGAGCTAATGACCATTGGAGAGCCAATTCTACCGTCTTTCTGTTATAAACATGCAATATTGGATACTAGGTAGTTTGATCTAGTTGATATAGATACTGGTTTGAATTTAAGATTAAATTACTTTTTTCTTGCAATGTGCAGTGAATTAATAAATTACCAACTGGCGTTTCAATTTACAAGTTACATTTGCGCGGTCTCCCGCCAGCAGCTGCTTCCTTAGGGGATGCCACGGACCTGGAGAGCTGCCCCAGACTCTCCTTGCCATGTTCCACATAAAGAAACAAGCATTCTCATCAAAACTGCACTGATTTCTCGAAGTCTCTTCTTCCTGCAGGAGATTGACGGGAAGGCTATGCTGCTGCTCTCGAGCGACTTGCTCATCCGGCacctggggctgaagctgggcgTGGCCGTGAAGCTGGGCCACGCCATCGACAAGCTCAAGGAGGAGAAATGCATCAGCATTTAGACGTTTGAGGGCGCGCCAGTGCATGCTTAGAGTAAAATGATTTTTCTGCTTTCATAGGTTCTTGTGGAACAGATGTCTGTAGTACAGCTAGAATTTCGGAAATATGTTATATTTCATGTACTTTAGAGCCACATAACCTTAGTGTTTGCAAATTCAAAAAGGaagctcattctctgtcttttcattaCTTGCATTGAGTAGTTCAGAAATATACTTCATGCAGGAAACAGCAAAACCCTTTCATTTTGGTTCATCTTTATAGAACCGAAGCAGCTAACGAGGAAATTTTTATCAGGGATTGACAACTTCTACTGATACTGATATTTTCTGTGATTTGTTCTGCAGTATACTATTCATATTCTATCAGTTTCCACAAGTAGAACAACCATAAGTTATTTTCCTCTCCATTATTAATTCTCTGTATgttgttttaatatttgtttagaGAAAAATAGAACATGAAATATTGTGAAATATTCTTACCAGGTTTTAGATTGCTGATAGATGAGAGTGGTGGTTTATGCAGGAGGCATTGTACTGCAAGGGGAGTTGCATGGAGTCTGCATTTTCTTGCACAAAAGCACCTGTTTTAATGCTTCCATATTTGTGCCACGCTTGCACGTTTAACTATGTATTCATTGTTCACATGTGTCTCTCTCTGAAGAGACTACCTATTTATTCCAAAAATTTTGAAGCCctagattttatttatatgtatttttatcttcATGTGAGTACTGCTCATATTAAATGTTATTCTATATTTGAAGTATGGAaaaagtaagtcttttaaaacagGAAATGGCACTTTGTACTGTGACAGAAGTCATGATGCACTATATCTGGGAGAGACACTTTCATTTTGTGAAATGTGCCTTCGTCAGCTGCTCTCCCCACTACCTCTTTGGCCCAGGCTGGGGCTAAGAGGCAGCCTGCGGGTTGGCTTCAGTGCGGGAAGCCCCGTCCTGAGCGAGTCTCTGATGGATCCAGCTGCTCCTGAGCCACCTGTCCCGCTGCACTTTGAAGCGAACTTTAGTTTCTGACTTATTGTTTTGGGCTTCATTTAATAAGGACTCTCAAGGGAAATGTAGTCAACGTTATTATTTAGTTATTACTCATCGTTGTTTTGTGCTTAATATGTTATCTCTTGTTAGTGTGTTGGGTAATTGTAGGTATAGTGTTTATAAGCTATGAAAAGTTGTTGCTAATACATTAAACATCTGTTACTCATGCCAGCAAAATGTGTTCACCAGGGGTGAGCACGCATATTTTCTGTTTAGAAAACCAAGTTTTTAAACATACTTGAGTCATGAATGCAGCTACTCAAGGAATGATTTCACCTGCTGTTCCTTTTATACAATGAGCTTTTTGCTTgcactttttttaatctttcttcaAATTGTGTGAAGATGCTATGCTTAGTTCAACATTCCTCAGGTGTTTGTATTAGATATAATTCTACACCTGTTggactttaaaataaagttaacCACAACAGTTACTGCCAATGCCTCAGATTTCGTTTCACTTCCACCCCATTCTATTAATGCATAAATTTGTTAAAGTTGAAAATAGCAACTCCAGTAACTTTTGGCTTTTATACTGTCCAAACGTAAGTTTTTAAA is drawn from Ochotona princeps isolate mOchPri1 chromosome X, mOchPri1.hap1, whole genome shotgun sequence and contains these coding sequences:
- the SCML1 gene encoding sex comb on midleg-like protein 1, with amino-acid sequence MGSEEHKEEPGKMVADVLSHCQVIYDAIQNLDKKFDAIHMKLSKRQHNRLSKKCHGYAYRCCAFPFFKRRTQKPKKKEEEKEAGQASFAKQQEPQALGVSPLPDLFTKACPQYFMEDALSAFSSASALAPPCFASPTERSIASIFSTGTAELPPNIMAAGVPASNAEVLNYNTPVDSGRSGSCFPSGFATSSPIENEPSVMKSAFADEPSGWSVEEVLLFLKQKDPHMMPSIADLFRKHEIDGKAMLLLSSDLLIRHLGLKLGVAVKLGHAIDKLKEEKCISI